The following are encoded in a window of Massilia sp. R2A-15 genomic DNA:
- a CDS encoding alpha/beta hydrolase gives MATRIGLTLAAAAFALACLAACSPLTALNALSPANGVHASTGLAFGANPRLKLDIYRPATVTAASPVVVFFYGGNWTSGQRESYAFVGRALAARGFVVVIPDYRLYPEVSYPDFLDDAAQAVAWTAKHIAGYGGDPNQLFVMGHSAGAYNAAMIALDGRWLAKQGMTPAALRGWIGMAGPYDFLPVENPTARPVFHFPDTPAESQPVNHLDGPRVPALLIAASSDRLVNPARNTGGLAKRLRARGVSVEEIYYDGVNHATLVASLATPLRKLAPTLDAVDKFVRKHTTLIQVQAM, from the coding sequence TTGGCGACCAGGATCGGCCTCACCTTGGCCGCCGCAGCCTTTGCGCTGGCCTGCCTGGCCGCCTGCTCGCCGCTGACTGCGCTCAACGCGCTGTCGCCGGCCAACGGCGTCCACGCCAGCACCGGCCTCGCCTTCGGCGCCAATCCGCGCCTCAAGCTCGACATCTACCGACCCGCCACCGTCACCGCCGCGTCGCCGGTCGTCGTATTTTTCTACGGCGGCAACTGGACCAGCGGCCAGCGCGAGAGCTACGCCTTCGTCGGCCGCGCCCTCGCCGCGCGCGGCTTCGTTGTGGTGATTCCCGATTACCGCCTGTACCCCGAAGTGAGCTATCCGGACTTCCTCGACGATGCCGCACAAGCGGTGGCGTGGACGGCAAAGCACATCGCGGGTTACGGCGGCGACCCGAACCAGCTGTTCGTGATGGGCCACAGCGCCGGCGCCTACAACGCCGCGATGATCGCCCTCGACGGCCGCTGGCTGGCAAAACAGGGCATGACGCCGGCCGCCCTGCGCGGCTGGATCGGCATGGCCGGCCCCTACGATTTCCTGCCGGTGGAAAATCCCACGGCGCGGCCGGTGTTCCACTTCCCGGATACGCCGGCGGAATCGCAGCCGGTCAACCATCTCGACGGGCCGCGCGTGCCGGCGCTGCTGATCGCGGCCAGCAGCGACCGGCTGGTCAACCCGGCGCGCAACACCGGCGGGCTGGCAAAACGGCTGCGCGCGCGCGGCGTATCGGTCGAGGAAATCTATTACGATGGCGTGAACCACGCGACCCTGGTGGCGTCGCTCGCCACGCCTCTGCGCAAGCTCGCGCCGACGCTCGACGCCGTCGACAAGTTCGTCCGCAAGCACACTACATTGATCCAGGTTCAAGCAATGTAA
- a CDS encoding M14-type cytosolic carboxypeptidase, whose protein sequence is MSIKISQVFDSGAIDVVSADSAARIDLNLRSDSHADIHQWFHFRLQGASGQACTMRFLNAGQATYPKGFEGYQAAASYDTENWFRVPTSFDGQVMTINHTPERDSVYYAYFEPYSWERHLRLLGEVAENPLARVSDIGSTVDGRDMNLVVIGDANAEKKIWVIARQHPGETMAEWFVEGMIDALLDDANPVARKLLQRAAFYIVPNMNPDGSFRGNLRTNAAGANLNREWMTPSQERSPEVLCVKNKIHEVGCDMFFDIHGDEALPYNFVAGNEMLADFTPERAARQKAFVDQYMAASPDFQNVYGYAASKYNEDMLTLASKYIGHTFKCLSLTLEMPFKDNADLPDAYTGWNGARSSELGAAILQPILQSLD, encoded by the coding sequence ATGTCCATCAAAATCAGCCAGGTGTTCGATTCCGGCGCCATCGACGTGGTCAGCGCCGACAGCGCCGCGCGCATCGACCTGAACCTGCGCAGCGATTCGCACGCCGACATCCATCAGTGGTTCCACTTCCGCCTGCAAGGCGCGAGCGGTCAGGCGTGCACGATGCGCTTCCTGAACGCCGGCCAGGCGACCTATCCGAAGGGCTTCGAAGGCTATCAGGCCGCCGCCAGCTACGATACCGAAAACTGGTTCCGCGTGCCCACCAGCTTCGACGGCCAGGTCATGACGATCAACCACACGCCGGAACGCGACAGCGTCTATTACGCGTATTTCGAGCCGTACTCGTGGGAGCGCCACCTGCGCCTGCTGGGCGAAGTGGCCGAGAATCCGCTGGCGCGCGTGTCCGACATCGGCAGCACCGTCGATGGCCGCGACATGAACCTGGTCGTCATCGGCGATGCGAACGCGGAGAAGAAGATCTGGGTCATCGCGCGCCAGCATCCGGGCGAGACGATGGCCGAATGGTTCGTCGAGGGCATGATCGACGCCTTGCTCGACGACGCCAACCCGGTCGCGCGCAAGCTGCTGCAGCGCGCCGCGTTCTACATCGTGCCGAACATGAATCCGGATGGCTCGTTCCGCGGCAACCTGCGCACCAACGCCGCCGGCGCCAACCTGAACCGCGAGTGGATGACTCCGTCGCAAGAGCGCAGCCCGGAAGTGCTGTGCGTGAAGAACAAGATCCACGAAGTCGGCTGCGACATGTTCTTCGACATCCACGGCGACGAAGCGCTGCCGTACAACTTCGTGGCGGGCAACGAGATGCTGGCCGACTTCACGCCCGAGCGCGCGGCGCGCCAGAAGGCGTTTGTGGACCAGTACATGGCGGCCAGCCCGGACTTCCAGAACGTCTACGGCTACGCGGCCAGCAAGTACAACGAAGACATGCTGACGCTCGCGTCGAAGTACATCGGCCACACCTTCAAGTGCCTGTCGCTGACGCTGGAGATGCCGTTCAAGGACAACGCCGACCTGCCGGATGCGTACACCGGCTGGAACGGCGCGCGCAGCAGCGAGCTGGGCGCGGCGATCCTGCAGCCGATCCTGCAGTCGCTGGACTGA
- a CDS encoding YbhB/YbcL family Raf kinase inhibitor-like protein: protein MTLTLTSTAFDAGGPIPPIYTCEGNDISPPLAWSGAPAETKSYALIVDDPDAPDPAAPQRTWVHWVVYNLGPEVSALEQAGRHSPSGSLDGLNDWKRAGYGGPCPPIGRHRYFFKLYALDTMLPDLKQPTKQQLEKAMEKHVLAKAELIGTYHKA, encoded by the coding sequence ATGACGCTGACACTGACTTCAACCGCGTTCGACGCCGGCGGGCCGATCCCGCCGATCTACACCTGTGAAGGCAACGACATCTCGCCGCCGCTGGCTTGGTCCGGCGCACCGGCCGAGACCAAAAGCTACGCGCTGATCGTCGACGATCCCGACGCTCCCGATCCGGCGGCGCCGCAGCGAACGTGGGTGCACTGGGTGGTGTACAACCTGGGGCCGGAAGTATCGGCGCTGGAGCAGGCCGGCAGGCATTCGCCGTCCGGCTCGCTCGACGGGCTGAACGACTGGAAGCGCGCCGGCTATGGCGGACCGTGCCCGCCGATCGGGCGTCATCGCTATTTCTTCAAGCTGTACGCGCTCGACACCATGCTGCCCGACCTGAAGCAGCCCACCAAGCAGCAGCTGGAGAAGGCGATGGAAAAGCATGTGCTGGCCAAGGCGGAGCTGATCGGGACCTATCACAAGGCGTAG
- a CDS encoding HAD-IIIA family hydrolase translates to MKAVFLDKQGALVDDFACNGQRRLSLRAGAGPALRLLARLDYRFIAVSDQETGDDGRVDDELMARVAHRLGDLLFRERLTLEGFYYCPHDRLMPAPRNGLECFCRKPQPGMLLKAAMEHEIDLRASWMIGASLHDVEAGNRAGCRTVLIDNGTEMEWRLGPRRVPTRIAPDLYAAARLISIEGEERH, encoded by the coding sequence ATGAAAGCCGTGTTCCTCGACAAGCAAGGGGCGCTGGTGGACGACTTCGCCTGCAACGGCCAGCGCCGCCTGTCCCTGCGCGCCGGTGCCGGCCCTGCCCTGCGGCTGCTGGCGCGGCTGGACTACCGCTTCATCGCCGTGAGCGACCAGGAGACTGGCGACGACGGCCGCGTCGACGACGAACTGATGGCAAGGGTGGCGCACCGGCTGGGCGACCTGCTGTTTCGCGAACGGCTCACGCTCGAAGGGTTCTACTACTGCCCGCACGACCGGCTGATGCCGGCGCCGCGCAACGGGCTCGAGTGCTTCTGCCGCAAGCCGCAGCCAGGCATGCTGCTGAAGGCGGCGATGGAGCACGAGATCGACCTGCGCGCCTCGTGGATGATCGGCGCCAGCCTGCACGATGTGGAGGCCGGCAACCGCGCCGGCTGCCGCACCGTGCTGATCGACAACGGCACCGAAATGGAATGGCGGCTCGGTCCGCGCCGCGTCCCCACGCGCATCGCGCCCGACCTGTACGCGGCGGCGCGGCTGATCTCGATCGAGGGCGAGGAGCGTCATTAG
- a CDS encoding KGG domain-containing protein, which produces MDPARQREIASEGGKAAHQKGTAHEFTSEEARRAGSMSHGNRQSAESSARTASSARTSVKQGPDIQGEQGASRAGEKPAAPDTPKKSH; this is translated from the coding sequence ATGGATCCGGCCCGCCAGCGCGAAATCGCCAGCGAAGGCGGCAAGGCGGCACACCAGAAAGGCACGGCGCATGAATTCACGTCCGAAGAAGCACGCCGGGCGGGCAGCATGAGCCACGGCAACCGCCAATCGGCCGAATCGAGCGCGCGCACCGCCAGCAGCGCCCGCACCAGCGTCAAACAAGGGCCCGACATCCAGGGCGAACAAGGCGCCAGCCGTGCAGGGGAAAAACCTGCTGCACCGGACACGCCCAAAAAGTCGCACTGA
- a CDS encoding serine hydrolase gives MRINRLALSLLRVWNKPVPDVFQDEVMGPIGASATWKWVPYHNSYVDLNGKRTASVSGGTRWGGGMWINSWDMARFGYLWLRGGAWGGRQILPASYVQAALAPSAHGPDYGYLWWLNTKGKNFPGMPASTYGALGAGSNTITISPEHDLVVVWRWHAGNQAEFARRVIEAIPKR, from the coding sequence GTGCGCATCAACCGCCTGGCGCTGTCCCTGCTGCGCGTGTGGAACAAGCCGGTGCCGGACGTGTTCCAGGACGAGGTGATGGGCCCGATCGGCGCCTCGGCCACGTGGAAGTGGGTGCCGTACCACAACAGCTATGTGGACCTGAACGGCAAGCGCACGGCGTCGGTCAGCGGCGGCACGCGCTGGGGGGGCGGCATGTGGATCAATTCCTGGGACATGGCGCGGTTCGGCTACCTGTGGCTGCGCGGCGGCGCCTGGGGCGGCCGGCAGATCCTGCCCGCGTCGTATGTGCAGGCGGCGCTGGCGCCGAGCGCGCACGGTCCCGACTACGGTTATCTGTGGTGGCTGAACACGAAGGGCAAGAATTTCCCCGGAATGCCGGCAAGCACCTACGGCGCATTGGGCGCCGGCAGCAACACCATCACCATCTCGCCCGAGCACGACCTGGTCGTCGTTTGGCGCTGGCATGCGGGCAACCAGGCCGAGTTCGCGCGCCGCGTGATTGAGGCGATTCCGAAACGCTGA
- a CDS encoding neutral zinc metallopeptidase produces MKWEGNRESDNVEDRRGDGGGGGGGFGFGGRSIGIGTIAIALIGSYFLGVSPMTIINALSGGGSMPVQQEQPAHAPPKDDREAKFVSVVLADTEDVWTQLFRAQNAQYVKPKLVLFTGATQTACGTGQTASGPFYCPGDQKVYIDLAFYRLMQQRFHVSSEFANAYVIAHEVGHHVQHLLGIDQQVAAARERGSERQANAMSVKLELQADCFAGVWGFHANKARSILEQGDVEGALSAATAIGDDTLQKQSQGQVVPDSFTHGTSAQRVRWFTRGIQSGQIEQCDTFGASQL; encoded by the coding sequence ATGAAATGGGAAGGCAATCGCGAAAGCGATAACGTAGAAGACCGTCGCGGCGACGGCGGCGGAGGCGGCGGCGGTTTCGGCTTCGGCGGGCGCTCGATCGGCATCGGCACCATCGCCATCGCGCTGATCGGCTCCTACTTCCTGGGCGTGAGCCCGATGACGATCATTAACGCCCTTAGCGGCGGCGGCTCGATGCCGGTGCAGCAGGAACAGCCGGCCCACGCGCCGCCCAAGGACGACCGCGAGGCGAAGTTCGTCTCGGTGGTGCTGGCCGATACCGAGGACGTGTGGACCCAGCTGTTCCGCGCCCAGAACGCGCAGTACGTCAAGCCGAAGCTGGTGCTGTTCACCGGCGCCACGCAAACCGCCTGCGGCACCGGCCAGACCGCTTCGGGCCCGTTCTACTGTCCCGGCGACCAGAAAGTGTACATCGACCTGGCCTTTTACCGCCTGATGCAGCAGCGCTTCCATGTCTCCAGCGAGTTCGCCAATGCCTACGTGATCGCGCACGAAGTGGGCCACCACGTCCAGCACCTGCTCGGCATCGACCAGCAGGTGGCGGCGGCGCGCGAGCGCGGCAGCGAGCGCCAGGCCAACGCCATGTCGGTCAAGCTCGAACTGCAGGCTGACTGCTTCGCCGGCGTCTGGGGCTTCCACGCCAACAAGGCGCGCAGCATCCTCGAACAGGGCGACGTCGAAGGCGCGCTGTCGGCGGCGACCGCGATCGGCGACGACACCTTGCAAAAGCAGTCGCAAGGCCAGGTCGTGCCGGACTCGTTCACCCACGGCACCTCGGCCCAGCGCGTGCGCTGGTTCACCCGCGGCATCCAGTCCGGCCAGATCGAGCAGTGCGACACCTTTGGCGCGAGCCAGCTGTAA
- a CDS encoding glycosyltransferase family 2 protein, translated as MDTAANGTIAELTLAVSVVVPTNGDLDLLDRSLDALTRQDFPAAAYEVIIVDDDPDRNTLQLVAGWRARTVDRGPRLVYVANDDGPHGPGASRNRGWQAARAPVIAFTGDDTVPSPGWLSQGMAAFDDQTDVLCGGVETPSNAPASDAEPAGFSAANCFWRRTLLDALGGFDERFGAGWRENADMHFRLLEMNARVGRAPQALVSQPVARPAWGASLSQLHGVAFDALLYKKHPALYRQKIRRLPCWEDYATVAALLVAALGRGFGQEIVAVLGAGTWLVLTGMLCVRRLHHASRSASHVAEVLLTSPLIPPLAVFWRLVGAIKYRVGFA; from the coding sequence ATGGATACAGCAGCAAACGGCACCATCGCCGAGCTGACGCTGGCCGTGTCGGTGGTGGTGCCGACCAACGGCGACCTCGACCTGCTCGACCGCAGCCTCGACGCGCTGACGCGCCAGGACTTTCCCGCCGCCGCCTACGAAGTGATCATCGTCGACGACGATCCCGACCGCAATACGCTGCAACTGGTGGCAGGCTGGCGCGCGCGCACCGTCGATCGCGGGCCGCGCCTGGTATATGTCGCCAACGACGACGGGCCGCACGGGCCGGGCGCATCGCGCAACCGCGGCTGGCAGGCGGCGCGGGCGCCGGTGATCGCCTTCACCGGCGACGACACCGTGCCCTCGCCGGGCTGGCTGTCGCAGGGCATGGCGGCGTTCGATGACCAGACCGACGTGCTGTGCGGGGGCGTGGAAACGCCGTCCAATGCGCCGGCGTCCGACGCCGAGCCGGCCGGATTCTCCGCGGCCAACTGCTTCTGGCGCCGCACGCTGCTCGATGCGCTGGGCGGCTTCGACGAACGCTTCGGTGCCGGCTGGCGCGAAAACGCCGACATGCATTTCCGCCTGCTCGAAATGAACGCCCGCGTGGGGCGCGCACCGCAGGCGCTGGTGTCGCAGCCGGTGGCGAGACCGGCCTGGGGCGCCAGCCTGTCCCAGCTGCATGGCGTCGCCTTCGACGCGCTGCTCTACAAAAAGCATCCCGCGCTGTACCGGCAGAAAATCCGCCGCCTGCCCTGCTGGGAAGACTATGCCACCGTCGCCGCGCTGCTGGTCGCCGCGCTCGGGAGGGGCTTCGGCCAGGAGATTGTCGCCGTCCTCGGCGCCGGCACCTGGCTGGTGTTGACCGGCATGCTGTGCGTGCGGCGCCTGCACCACGCCTCCAGGAGCGCATCGCACGTCGCCGAAGTGCTGCTGACGTCGCCGCTGATCCCGCCGCTGGCGGTGTTCTGGCGGCTCGTCGGCGCCATCAAATACCGTGTGGGATTCGCCTAG
- a CDS encoding CYTH domain-containing protein gives MGVEIERKFLLAGDRWRTLGTPVLLRQGYLSSDPGRVVRVRVDGNQAYLTIKGRSEGATRGEWEYPIPLDEANELLERLCEKPLIEKTRRAISFRGNTWEVDEFLGVNQGLVVAEIELASEDQQFDKPDWIGEEVTHDARYYNSSLVRKPFSSW, from the coding sequence GTGGGCGTCGAGATCGAACGCAAGTTCCTGCTGGCCGGCGACCGCTGGCGCACGCTGGGCACGCCCGTGCTGCTGCGCCAGGGCTACCTGTCGTCCGACCCGGGCCGCGTGGTGCGGGTGCGGGTGGACGGCAACCAGGCCTACCTCACCATCAAGGGCCGCAGCGAGGGCGCAACGCGCGGCGAGTGGGAGTATCCGATTCCGCTCGACGAGGCGAACGAGCTGCTCGAACGCCTGTGCGAGAAGCCGCTCATCGAGAAGACCCGGCGCGCTATCAGCTTTCGCGGCAATACCTGGGAAGTCGATGAATTCCTCGGCGTCAACCAGGGCCTGGTGGTGGCGGAGATCGAGCTGGCGTCGGAAGACCAGCAGTTCGACAAGCCGGACTGGATCGGCGAGGAAGTGACACACGATGCGCGCTATTACAACTCCAGCCTGGTGCGCAAGCCGTTTTCGAGCTGGTAA
- the frc gene encoding formyl-CoA transferase, with translation MSNKPLEGIKIIDFTHVQAGPACTQMLAWFGADVVKVERPGAGDVTRSQLRDIPGVDALYFTMLNSNKKSLTLDTKTPAGKEILTKLIKESDVLVENFGPGALDRMGFTWEHIHELNPGMIVASVKGFSDGHHYEDLKVYENVAQCAGGAASTTGFDDGPPTISAAALGDSNTGMHLAIGILTALRGRDKTGQGQKVAVSMQDSVLNLCRVKLRDQQRLDRVGYLEEYPQYPHGKFDDFVPRGGNAGGGGQPGWVLKCKGWETDPNAYIYFTIQGHAWEPITRAIGKPEWANDPAYMTAAARQDKIFDIFATIEEWLKDKTKYEAVDILRKFDIPCAPVMTMKELLNDPSLRASGTIAEVQHKERGSYFTVGSPIKFSDTKVEITGSPLLGEHTDEVLEGLGYTQAQIAALHEQKVV, from the coding sequence ATGAGCAACAAACCGTTGGAAGGCATCAAGATCATCGACTTCACCCACGTCCAGGCAGGACCGGCTTGCACCCAGATGCTGGCATGGTTCGGCGCCGACGTGGTCAAGGTCGAGCGCCCAGGCGCGGGCGACGTGACCCGTTCGCAGCTGCGCGACATCCCTGGCGTCGATGCCCTGTACTTCACTATGCTCAACAGCAACAAGAAGTCGCTGACCCTCGACACCAAGACCCCGGCCGGCAAGGAAATCCTGACCAAGCTGATCAAGGAATCGGACGTGCTGGTCGAGAACTTCGGTCCTGGCGCACTGGACCGCATGGGCTTCACCTGGGAACACATCCATGAACTGAATCCTGGCATGATCGTCGCATCGGTCAAGGGCTTCTCGGATGGCCACCACTACGAAGACCTGAAAGTGTACGAGAACGTGGCGCAGTGCGCAGGCGGCGCCGCATCGACCACGGGCTTCGACGACGGTCCTCCAACCATCTCGGCTGCCGCGCTGGGCGACTCGAACACCGGCATGCACCTGGCCATCGGCATCCTGACCGCACTGCGCGGCCGCGACAAGACCGGCCAGGGCCAGAAGGTGGCCGTGTCGATGCAGGACTCCGTGCTGAACCTGTGCCGCGTGAAGCTGCGCGACCAGCAGCGCCTGGACCGCGTCGGCTACCTGGAAGAGTATCCACAGTACCCGCACGGCAAGTTCGACGACTTCGTGCCACGCGGCGGCAATGCCGGCGGCGGCGGCCAGCCAGGCTGGGTTCTGAAGTGCAAGGGCTGGGAAACCGATCCGAACGCGTACATCTACTTCACCATCCAGGGCCACGCCTGGGAGCCGATCACGCGCGCCATCGGCAAGCCTGAGTGGGCCAACGATCCGGCCTACATGACCGCGGCGGCACGCCAGGACAAGATCTTCGACATCTTCGCGACGATCGAAGAGTGGCTCAAGGACAAGACCAAGTACGAAGCGGTCGACATCCTGCGCAAGTTCGACATCCCATGCGCGCCTGTCATGACGATGAAGGAACTGCTGAACGATCCGTCGCTGCGCGCCAGCGGCACGATCGCCGAAGTGCAGCACAAGGAACGCGGTTCGTACTTCACCGTCGGCAGCCCGATCAAATTCTCGGACACCAAGGTCGAGATCACCGGTTCGCCGCTGCTGGGCGAGCACACCGATGAAGTGCTGGAAGGCCTCGGCTACACCCAGGCACAGATCGCTGCCCTGCACGAGCAGAAGGTAGTGTAA
- the oxc gene encoding oxalyl-CoA decarboxylase, with protein sequence MTDTTQAQEMTDGFHLVIDALKHNDIDTIFGLVGIPITDLCRLAQAQGMKFIGFRHEQHAGNAAAIAGYMTKKPGICMTVSAPGFLNGLTALANATTNCFPMILISGSSEREIVDLQQGDYEEMDQLNAAKPYCKAAYRINKAEDIGIGIARAIRSAVSGRPGGVYLDLPAQLLAQTLDAAHGKRSLVKVVDAAPAQLPAPDSVQRALDVLKGAKKPLILLGKGAAYAQADADIRALVEKSGIPYLPMSMAKGLLPDTHAQSASAARSFVLAEADVVLLIGARLNWLLSHGKGKTWGAIPKKFIQIDISPTEIDSNVAIAAPLIGDIGSCVQALVKGIDAGGYQKPSAEWTGAIAERKDKNLTKMAATLEQNPSPMNFHSALRVIRDVVKANPEINIVNEGANTLDYARSIVDMYQPRKRFDSGTWGIMGIGMGFAIGAAVISKKPVIAIEGDSAFGFSGMELETICRYDLPVITVVFNNNGVYKGTDPNLNPNDPKDVPVTSFVKGARYDKMIEAFGGIGYNVETPEELDKALKEALASGKPTLINAVIDPNAGTESGRLTNLNPQSGKK encoded by the coding sequence ATGACAGACACCACGCAAGCACAAGAAATGACCGACGGTTTCCATCTGGTCATCGATGCCCTCAAGCACAACGACATCGACACGATCTTCGGCCTGGTCGGCATTCCGATCACCGACCTGTGCCGCCTGGCCCAAGCCCAGGGCATGAAATTCATCGGTTTCCGCCACGAGCAACACGCAGGCAACGCTGCCGCGATTGCCGGCTACATGACCAAGAAACCAGGCATCTGCATGACCGTGTCGGCTCCAGGCTTCCTGAACGGCCTGACCGCACTTGCCAATGCTACCACTAACTGCTTCCCGATGATTTTGATCTCGGGCTCGTCCGAGCGTGAAATCGTCGACCTGCAGCAGGGCGACTACGAAGAGATGGACCAGCTGAACGCCGCCAAGCCATACTGCAAGGCCGCCTACCGCATCAACAAGGCCGAAGACATCGGCATCGGCATCGCCCGCGCCATCCGCTCGGCCGTCTCGGGCCGTCCAGGTGGCGTCTACCTCGACCTGCCGGCCCAGCTGCTGGCCCAGACCCTCGACGCCGCCCACGGCAAGCGTTCGCTGGTCAAGGTGGTCGATGCCGCTCCTGCCCAGCTGCCTGCGCCCGACTCGGTCCAGCGCGCACTGGACGTGCTGAAAGGCGCCAAGAAGCCGCTGATCCTGCTGGGCAAGGGCGCAGCCTACGCTCAGGCCGACGCCGACATCCGCGCGCTGGTCGAGAAATCGGGCATTCCTTACCTGCCGATGTCGATGGCCAAGGGCCTGCTGCCTGACACCCACGCGCAGTCCGCATCGGCGGCCCGCTCGTTCGTGCTGGCCGAAGCCGACGTGGTCCTGCTGATCGGCGCGCGCCTGAACTGGCTGCTGTCGCACGGCAAGGGCAAGACCTGGGGCGCGATTCCGAAGAAATTCATCCAGATCGACATCTCGCCGACCGAGATCGACAGCAACGTGGCGATCGCCGCACCGCTGATCGGCGACATCGGCTCCTGCGTGCAGGCACTGGTCAAGGGCATCGACGCCGGCGGCTACCAGAAGCCGTCGGCCGAGTGGACCGGCGCGATCGCCGAGCGCAAGGACAAGAACCTGACCAAGATGGCCGCGACGCTGGAGCAGAATCCATCGCCGATGAACTTCCACAGCGCGCTGCGCGTGATCCGCGACGTCGTCAAGGCCAATCCGGAGATCAACATCGTCAACGAAGGCGCCAACACGCTGGACTACGCACGTTCGATCGTCGACATGTACCAGCCACGCAAGCGTTTCGACTCGGGCACCTGGGGCATCATGGGCATCGGCATGGGCTTTGCGATTGGCGCGGCCGTCATCTCCAAGAAGCCGGTGATCGCGATCGAAGGCGACAGCGCATTCGGCTTCTCGGGCATGGAACTGGAAACCATCTGCCGCTACGACCTGCCGGTCATCACGGTCGTGTTCAACAACAACGGCGTGTACAAGGGCACCGATCCTAACCTGAACCCGAACGACCCGAAAGACGTGCCGGTCACTTCCTTCGTCAAGGGCGCGCGTTACGACAAGATGATCGAAGCGTTCGGCGGCATCGGCTACAACGTCGAGACCCCGGAAGAGCTGGACAAGGCGCTGAAGGAAGCGCTCGCTTCGGGCAAGCCGACCCTGATCAACGCGGTGATCGACCCGAACGCAGGCACCGAGTCGGGCCGCCTGACCAACCTGAATCCGCAAAGCGGCAAGAAATAA
- a CDS encoding Crp/Fnr family transcriptional regulator → MTLVANHPERNIIRVQLKQNVVLKELRDSEMEALEPYLTVENHQKGDLLLNQGVHDMEQYFVLDGILKRVVTNQEAKEMILRFPAERDIETSYAAWRLHTPTPYSIVCVTKARVARMPLQQWVNFLESHSTVKAAFEYEVMNLMSSIMAHTITLHLLDAPGRVHRFMRKYPELFERLPKKELASYLNLSPETLSRLKNQGKI, encoded by the coding sequence ATGACGTTAGTCGCAAACCATCCCGAGCGAAACATTATTCGCGTCCAGCTGAAGCAGAATGTCGTGCTGAAAGAATTGCGCGACAGCGAGATGGAGGCGCTCGAGCCTTACCTGACGGTGGAGAACCACCAGAAAGGCGACCTGCTGCTCAACCAGGGCGTGCATGACATGGAGCAGTATTTCGTGCTCGACGGCATTCTCAAGCGCGTAGTGACCAACCAGGAAGCGAAGGAGATGATCCTGCGCTTTCCTGCCGAACGCGACATCGAAACCAGTTATGCGGCGTGGCGCCTGCACACGCCGACGCCGTACAGCATCGTCTGCGTGACCAAGGCGCGCGTGGCGCGCATGCCGCTGCAGCAGTGGGTCAACTTCCTCGAGAGCCACAGCACGGTCAAGGCCGCGTTTGAATACGAGGTGATGAACCTGATGAGCTCGATCATGGCGCACACCATCACGCTGCACCTGCTCGACGCGCCTGGCCGCGTGCACCGCTTCATGCGCAAGTATCCGGAACTGTTCGAGCGGCTGCCGAAGAAGGAACTGGCGTCCTACCTGAACCTGTCGCCGGAAACGCTGTCGCGCCTGAAGAATCAAGGAAAAATCTGA
- a CDS encoding PAS domain-containing protein: protein MSTSIDFNQFVGALGDGVIVCDAGGAITVWNAAATRIFGFTEADAIGKSLDIIIPERQRQRHWDGYHKTMATGETRYGSDVLRVPALHKEGKPLSIAFTVAMLYTPDGKVSAIVAIVRDETVRWSEERALKTKLAQLEAKAAAPAAQ, encoded by the coding sequence ATGAGCACCAGTATCGATTTCAACCAGTTCGTCGGCGCCCTCGGCGACGGCGTCATCGTGTGCGACGCCGGCGGTGCGATCACCGTCTGGAATGCGGCGGCCACGCGCATCTTCGGCTTCACCGAAGCGGACGCGATCGGCAAATCGCTCGACATCATCATTCCCGAGCGCCAGCGCCAACGGCACTGGGACGGCTATCACAAGACGATGGCCACCGGCGAGACGCGCTACGGCAGCGACGTGCTGCGCGTGCCGGCGCTGCACAAGGAAGGCAAGCCGCTGTCGATCGCGTTCACGGTAGCGATGCTGTACACGCCCGACGGCAAGGTGTCGGCGATCGTCGCCATCGTGCGCGACGAGACGGTGCGCTGGAGCGAAGAGCGCGCGCTCAAGACCAAGCTGGCGCAGCTCGAAGCGAAGGCTGCGGCGCCCGCGGCGCAGTAA